A window of the Aeromicrobium phoceense genome harbors these coding sequences:
- a CDS encoding redox-sensing transcriptional repressor Rex produces MTILRSPAGIPDATVARLPLYLRALDELAERGTDVCSSEHLATAAGVNSAIVRKDLSHLGSYGTRGVGYDVRFLAGHIATVVGQTQPWPVVIVGAGHLGTALAAYQGFGARGVKVAAVVDADPELIGTVVGGHEVLSIDDLAAIVVRDEVSLGIIATPPAAAQSVADALVAAGISSILNFAPTALQVPAEVDLRQVDVAAELQILGYHAHRRQAAPSEEAVLS; encoded by the coding sequence GTGACCATTCTTCGCAGCCCCGCTGGGATCCCCGACGCCACCGTCGCCCGGCTCCCGCTGTACCTGCGTGCTCTCGATGAGCTCGCGGAGCGAGGGACCGACGTCTGCTCGTCCGAGCACCTGGCCACCGCGGCCGGCGTGAACTCCGCGATCGTCCGCAAGGACCTCTCGCACCTGGGCTCCTACGGCACGCGCGGCGTCGGCTACGACGTCCGCTTCCTGGCCGGTCACATCGCCACCGTCGTCGGCCAGACCCAGCCCTGGCCCGTCGTCATCGTCGGCGCCGGCCACCTCGGCACGGCCCTCGCCGCCTACCAGGGCTTCGGTGCCCGGGGCGTCAAGGTGGCGGCGGTCGTCGACGCCGACCCTGAGCTGATCGGCACCGTCGTCGGCGGTCACGAGGTCCTCTCGATCGACGACCTGGCGGCCATCGTCGTGCGCGACGAGGTCTCGCTGGGCATCATCGCCACCCCGCCCGCCGCCGCGCAGAGCGTCGCCGACGCCCTCGTCGCCGCCGGCATCAGCAGCATCCTGAACTTCGCGCCCACCGCGCTGCAGGTCCCCGCCGAGGTCGATCTCCGCCAGGTCGACGTCGCCGCCGAGCTGCAGATCCTGGGCTACCACGCACACCGCCGCCAAGCGGCCCCGAGCGAAGAGGCGGTTCTCTCATGA
- a CDS encoding glutamyl-tRNA reductase, which translates to MSVLVVGLSHRSAPVDLLEQASLDTDAAVKLSHLALEVPAVTESAVISTCNRVEVYVEADRFHGSVEEVTQLLADMAGLRREALLPYVYVHYDQAAVAHLFRVAAGLDSMILGESQILGQVRSTLHQSQAEATAGTSLNTLFQQALRIGKRGHAETGIDRLAPSLVTAALGAAGDAVTDPQARFLVAGAGTMSLLAVRTLIERGVEPSRIWVANRTFQRAFELVASHGVSAVRWESLDVELSAADVLITCTGAAGVVFDTERIERATSDGRPLTVIDLALPRDVSHEVRDLPNVDVIDIEVLAAHATADSVAEDVEQVREIVQSEVDSFLASRQQAKVTPTVVALRSMATEVVSSETARLQSRLSGLDDAQLDEVRRAMRRVAEKLIHQPTVRVKELVEGPENLTYADALAHLFQLDPSAVSAVTDPGGDPA; encoded by the coding sequence ATGAGCGTTCTCGTCGTCGGACTGTCCCACCGGTCCGCGCCCGTCGACCTGCTCGAGCAGGCCTCCCTCGACACCGATGCGGCCGTCAAGCTGTCGCACCTGGCGCTCGAGGTCCCGGCCGTCACCGAGTCGGCCGTCATCTCCACGTGCAACCGCGTCGAGGTCTACGTCGAGGCCGACCGCTTCCACGGCTCGGTCGAGGAGGTCACGCAGCTGCTGGCCGACATGGCCGGACTGCGCCGCGAGGCCCTGCTGCCGTACGTCTACGTGCACTACGACCAGGCCGCCGTGGCCCACCTGTTCCGCGTGGCCGCCGGACTCGACTCGATGATCCTGGGCGAGAGCCAGATCCTGGGTCAGGTGCGCTCGACGCTGCACCAGTCCCAGGCCGAGGCCACCGCCGGCACCAGCCTCAACACGCTCTTCCAGCAGGCCCTGCGCATCGGCAAGCGCGGTCACGCCGAGACCGGCATCGACCGCCTCGCGCCGTCGCTGGTCACCGCCGCCCTCGGTGCCGCGGGCGACGCGGTCACCGATCCGCAGGCCCGCTTCCTGGTCGCCGGCGCCGGCACGATGAGCCTGCTCGCGGTGCGCACCCTGATCGAGCGCGGCGTCGAGCCGTCGCGGATCTGGGTCGCGAACCGCACGTTCCAGCGCGCCTTCGAGCTCGTCGCCAGCCACGGCGTCAGCGCCGTGCGCTGGGAGTCGCTCGACGTGGAGCTCTCCGCCGCCGACGTGCTCATCACCTGCACCGGCGCCGCGGGCGTCGTCTTCGACACCGAGCGGATCGAGCGCGCCACGAGCGACGGCCGCCCGCTCACGGTCATCGACCTGGCGCTGCCGCGCGACGTCTCGCACGAGGTGCGCGACCTGCCGAACGTCGACGTCATCGACATCGAGGTCCTGGCCGCCCACGCCACCGCCGACTCCGTCGCCGAGGACGTCGAGCAGGTCCGCGAGATCGTGCAGTCCGAGGTCGACTCGTTCCTGGCCAGCCGCCAGCAGGCGAAGGTCACGCCCACGGTCGTCGCGCTGCGCAGCATGGCCACCGAGGTCGTCAGCTCCGAGACCGCGCGTCTGCAGAGCCGGCTGTCCGGCCTCGACGACGCCCAGCTCGACGAGGTCCGCCGCGCGATGCGCCGCGTCGCCGAGAAGCTGATCCACCAGCCCACGGTGCGCGTCAAGGAGCTCGTCGAGGGCCCCGAGAACCTCACCTACGCCGACGCGCTGGCCCACCTGTTCCAGCTCGACCCCTCGGCCGTCAGCGCCGTCACCGACCCGGGAGGTGATCCCGCGTGA
- the hemC gene encoding hydroxymethylbilane synthase: MIRLGTRASKLATTQSGWVADRLREAHGVEVELVEISTYGDRSSAPLAQIGGTGVFVAAVREAVLDGTVDFAVHSLKDLPTGAAEGLTLAAVPVREDPRDVLIARDGLTLGELPRGARVGTGSPRRVSQLNALGLGIEIAELRGNVDTRIGKVTGGELDAIVLARAGLLRLGRADEATEVLDPLQMLPAPGQGALACECRADDDATTALLSVLDDPDTRAAVTAERTLLATLEAGCSAPVGALADVVWGDDGDELWLRAVVGDLSGNPVIRRSASGAPTEAAALGRRLAEELLAEGADQLMGSVTTS, encoded by the coding sequence GTGATCCGTCTCGGAACCCGCGCCAGCAAGCTCGCCACCACCCAGTCCGGCTGGGTCGCCGACCGCCTCCGCGAGGCGCACGGCGTCGAGGTCGAGCTCGTCGAGATCTCCACCTACGGTGATCGCTCCAGCGCTCCGCTGGCCCAGATCGGCGGCACCGGCGTCTTCGTCGCGGCCGTCCGTGAGGCCGTGCTCGACGGCACGGTCGACTTCGCCGTGCACTCGCTCAAGGACCTGCCCACCGGCGCCGCCGAGGGCCTCACCCTGGCCGCCGTGCCGGTGCGCGAGGACCCCCGCGACGTGCTGATCGCCCGCGACGGCCTCACCCTCGGCGAGCTGCCCCGCGGCGCCCGGGTCGGCACCGGCAGCCCCCGCCGGGTCAGCCAGCTGAACGCCCTCGGGCTCGGCATCGAGATCGCCGAGCTGCGCGGCAACGTCGACACCCGCATCGGCAAGGTCACCGGCGGCGAGCTCGACGCGATCGTGCTGGCCCGCGCCGGGCTGCTGCGCCTGGGCCGTGCCGACGAGGCCACCGAGGTCCTCGACCCCCTCCAGATGCTGCCGGCTCCCGGACAGGGAGCCCTCGCGTGCGAGTGCCGCGCCGATGACGACGCGACCACCGCACTGCTCTCCGTGCTCGACGATCCCGACACCCGGGCCGCCGTCACGGCCGAGCGCACCCTCCTCGCCACCCTCGAGGCCGGGTGCAGCGCGCCGGTCGGAGCCCTCGCCGACGTCGTCTGGGGGGACGACGGGGACGAGCTCTGGCTGCGCGCCGTCGTCGGAGACCTTTCCGGCAACCCCGTCATCCGACGTTCCGCCTCCGGTGCTCCCACGGAAGCCGCCGCCCTCGGGCGTCGTCTCGCCGAGGAGCTGCTGGCCGAGGGCGCCGATCAGCTCATGGGATCGGTGACCACCTCATGA
- the cobA gene encoding uroporphyrinogen-III C-methyltransferase, which translates to MPTSPAPTAPTAQPAGRVSFVGAGPGDASLLTVRATEVLAQADVVIVEAPEQHALVTNGADVIDGGTNAAGETLTHAARGKLVVKHAKTGAHVVRLMVGDPFTYATGPEEAQACAKAGISFEVVPGVSSVSAVPAYAGVPLTDKQHREFKVVSVGDSNVDWSEAARHETLVLLSAVNRIGEVAAGLVAAGRSPETPVAMTRQGTTTAQETVVSTLAGIAEAAAASHMTPPAIVVVGEVVAQREVLSWFETKPLYGWRVLVPRTKEQSQSLASRLRMYGAVSEEVPTISVEPPRNPQQMDKAVRGLVEGRYEWVAFTSVNAVKAVREKFEEYGLDARAFSGLKIAAVGEKTAQAIETWGIRPDLVPSGEQSGRGLLEDWPPFDELLDPINRVFLPRADIATETLAAGLVELGWEVDDVTAYRTVRASPPPAPTREAIKSGKFDAVLFTSSSTVRNLVGIAGKPHATTIIACIGPATAKTAEEHGLRVDVMAEKPSAEELADALAQFGEQRRLQFIEAGDPVLRPSQKKPSSRRKA; encoded by the coding sequence ATGCCCACGTCCCCCGCACCGACCGCGCCGACCGCCCAGCCCGCCGGGCGGGTGAGCTTCGTCGGCGCCGGTCCAGGCGACGCCAGCCTGTTGACCGTCCGCGCCACCGAGGTGCTCGCCCAGGCCGACGTCGTGATCGTCGAAGCGCCTGAGCAGCACGCGCTCGTCACGAACGGCGCCGACGTGATCGACGGCGGCACGAACGCCGCCGGCGAGACCCTGACCCACGCCGCCCGAGGCAAGCTCGTCGTCAAGCACGCCAAGACCGGCGCGCACGTCGTGCGCCTCATGGTCGGCGACCCGTTCACCTACGCCACCGGCCCCGAGGAGGCCCAGGCCTGCGCCAAGGCGGGCATCTCCTTCGAGGTCGTCCCCGGTGTCTCCTCGGTCTCGGCGGTCCCGGCCTACGCCGGCGTGCCGCTGACCGACAAGCAGCACCGCGAGTTCAAGGTCGTCAGCGTCGGCGACTCGAACGTCGACTGGAGCGAGGCCGCGCGTCACGAGACGCTCGTCCTGCTCTCGGCCGTGAACCGCATCGGCGAGGTCGCCGCCGGCCTCGTGGCCGCGGGCCGCTCGCCCGAGACGCCCGTCGCGATGACGCGCCAGGGCACCACCACGGCCCAGGAGACGGTCGTCTCCACGCTGGCCGGGATCGCCGAGGCGGCCGCCGCCTCGCACATGACGCCGCCGGCCATCGTGGTCGTGGGCGAGGTCGTCGCCCAGCGCGAGGTCCTGTCGTGGTTCGAGACCAAGCCGCTCTACGGCTGGCGCGTCCTGGTGCCCCGCACCAAGGAGCAGTCGCAGTCCCTCGCCTCCCGCCTGCGGATGTACGGCGCGGTGTCCGAGGAGGTCCCGACCATCTCGGTCGAGCCGCCGCGCAATCCGCAGCAGATGGACAAGGCCGTCCGCGGCCTCGTCGAGGGCCGCTACGAGTGGGTCGCGTTCACCAGCGTCAACGCCGTGAAGGCCGTCCGCGAGAAGTTCGAGGAGTACGGCCTCGACGCCCGTGCCTTCAGCGGCTTGAAGATCGCCGCCGTCGGCGAGAAGACCGCGCAGGCCATCGAGACGTGGGGCATCCGCCCCGACCTCGTGCCGTCGGGCGAGCAGTCCGGTCGCGGCCTGCTCGAGGACTGGCCGCCGTTCGACGAGCTGCTCGACCCGATCAACCGGGTCTTCCTGCCGCGCGCCGACATCGCCACCGAGACCCTCGCGGCCGGCCTGGTCGAGCTGGGCTGGGAGGTCGACGACGTCACCGCCTACCGCACCGTGCGCGCCTCGCCGCCGCCGGCGCCCACGCGTGAGGCGATCAAGTCGGGCAAGTTCGACGCCGTGCTGTTCACGTCGAGCTCGACCGTGCGCAACCTCGTCGGCATCGCCGGCAAGCCGCACGCGACGACGATCATCGCCTGCATCGGTCCGGCCACGGCGAAGACCGCCGAGGAGCACGGCCTGCGGGTCGACGTGATGGCCGAGAAGCCGTCCGCCGAGGAGCTGGCCGACGCGCTCGCGCAGTTCGGCGAGCAGCGTCGCCTGCAGTTCATCGAGGCCGGCGACCCCGTCCTGCGCCCCTCGCAGAAGAAGCCGTC